One Spirochaetota bacterium genomic window carries:
- a CDS encoding LuxR family transcriptional regulator, translated as MSRLILILELVLGVLAFSIYLEGGDILSLVALSPLLLILLFPPITALAIWPLDRVITAFRVALGGDSLKRGDPVSAHILDFCEKTSLHGVFIGLTVGLVILLWNSGKLSFNLAYRVGIHAATGMIAALIAVIVLKQASGIFRKKNMELSGKNRVPPDALRQLCERYGITRREKEIIGMIAGGSTNREISRALDITDDTVKNHVYNIFQKTGVKNRNGLVGLLLGMKNVD; from the coding sequence ATGAGCCGACTTATCCTCATCCTTGAACTTGTGCTAGGGGTGCTTGCATTCTCGATATACCTTGAAGGAGGCGACATCCTCTCGCTGGTCGCACTTTCCCCGTTACTTCTCATTCTGTTATTTCCCCCGATTACGGCACTCGCCATATGGCCTTTGGACAGGGTGATTACCGCTTTCCGCGTCGCCTTGGGCGGGGATTCCTTGAAACGGGGAGATCCCGTATCCGCGCATATCCTGGATTTTTGCGAAAAGACTTCACTTCACGGCGTTTTTATCGGATTGACAGTCGGACTCGTAATTCTCCTCTGGAATTCAGGAAAACTCTCCTTCAACCTTGCATACCGTGTCGGAATTCACGCCGCCACCGGAATGATTGCGGCGCTCATTGCAGTCATCGTGTTGAAGCAGGCGAGCGGCATTTTCCGGAAAAAGAACATGGAATTATCGGGGAAAAACCGTGTTCCGCCCGATGCGCTACGCCAGCTCTGCGAAAGGTACGGGATAACCCGCAGAGAAAAGGAGATCATCGGCATGATCGCAGGCGGTTCAACCAACCGCGAAATAAGCCGGGCGCTGGATATCACCGATGATACGGTAAAAAATCACGTATATAATATTTTCCAAAAAACGGGCGTAAAAAACCGCAACGGTCTGGTTGGATTGCTCCTTGGTATGAAAAATGTCGACTAG